A window from uncultured Fusobacterium sp. encodes these proteins:
- a CDS encoding NUDIX hydrolase codes for MTLEDLKFLKIAIEKHPTTGITLEYLIKQNAIGALVVNSKGDKTLLVKQYRPGIGGDMYEIPAGLIEAGESALSTLYREIEEETGYLPKDYNIVYTPKKPLTVSPGYTQEKLYIYVIQLKDDSITPKTLKLDEGEDLTGTWFNIDEIEEISQDMKTILALNIFKNLK; via the coding sequence ATGACACTTGAAGATTTAAAATTTTTAAAAATTGCTATTGAAAAACATCCTACTACTGGAATTACTTTAGAATATCTTATTAAGCAAAATGCTATAGGAGCTCTTGTAGTTAATTCAAAAGGAGATAAAACACTATTAGTTAAGCAATATAGACCTGGAATAGGTGGAGATATGTATGAGATTCCTGCAGGTTTAATTGAAGCTGGAGAGAGTGCTCTATCTACTCTTTATAGAGAGATTGAAGAGGAAACAGGATATCTTCCTAAAGATTACAATATTGTTTATACTCCTAAAAAACCTCTTACAGTTTCTCCAGGATATACACAAGAAAAATTATATATCTATGTTATACAGTTAAAAGATGACTCTATAACTCCTAAAACACTAAAATTAGATGAAGGAGAAGACTTAACTGGAACTTGGTTCAACATAGATGAGATAGAAGAAATTTCACAAGATATGAAAACTATACTTGCATTAAATATATTTAAAAATTTAAAATAG
- a CDS encoding GIY-YIG nuclease family protein — MKELKKYYVYILRCNDLSLYVGITTDLKKRYNEHLEKRGAKYTKRGIKKLEIFFSCLGRSEASRVEYFLKGLKKEKKERLILNFQELEELIEEKLNIKIKKENIF; from the coding sequence ATGAAAGAGCTAAAGAAATATTATGTTTATATTTTAAGATGTAATGATTTGTCTTTATATGTAGGAATTACAACAGATTTAAAAAAACGATATAATGAACATTTGGAAAAGAGAGGAGCAAAATATACAAAACGAGGAATAAAAAAATTAGAAATATTTTTTAGTTGTTTAGGAAGGAGTGAAGCAAGTAGAGTAGAGTATTTTTTAAAGGGATTAAAAAAGGAGAAAAAAGAGCGATTAATCCTTAATTTTCAAGAGTTAGAAGAGCTTATAGAGGAAAAGTTAAATATTAAAATAAAAAAAGAAAATATTTTTTAA
- a CDS encoding DUF1576 domain-containing protein, with the protein MDNFNKSRLKKIEFISILLISSIIIGFSCYVFHERENVLTGILKIITSQAILITDFLVIGGIGAAFLNAFLIFLFNFTLSRLLKVEITGLVVASFFTVFGFSFFGKNILNILPFYLGGILYSVFEHIDFKEIFVSVSFTSALAPFVSEVAFRVDTTDTSYINAIALGIIIGFISTPLAKKMASFHEGFNLYNLGFTGGILGAVITSILKLYNFPITPQRIISTEFDLALKIICASIFSTLIIIGFFINESSFKGYGEILKDSGLKSDFIKKYGFGLTFINMGIMGFVATGFVILIGETLNGPLLAGILTVVGFSAYGKHFKNTIPILVGVYLAGWGSSTNGFTIALSALFGTSLAPVAGVYGFVWGIIAGWLHLAVVQSIGTVHGGLNLYNNGFSAGIVASFLLPIMDMIKDHKDKERIKYLKRKKELYDAITEQRRKMEELDKDL; encoded by the coding sequence ATGGATAATTTTAATAAAAGTCGTCTTAAAAAAATTGAGTTTATTTCAATACTTTTGATTAGTAGTATAATTATTGGATTTTCTTGTTATGTTTTTCATGAAAGGGAAAATGTTTTAACTGGAATCTTAAAAATAATTACATCTCAAGCTATTTTAATCACTGACTTCTTAGTGATTGGTGGAATTGGAGCTGCTTTTTTAAATGCCTTTCTAATATTTTTATTTAACTTCACCCTTTCTCGATTATTAAAGGTTGAAATTACTGGACTTGTAGTAGCTTCTTTTTTTACTGTTTTTGGATTCTCATTTTTTGGTAAAAATATCTTAAATATACTTCCTTTCTACTTAGGAGGTATCCTTTATAGTGTATTTGAACATATTGACTTTAAGGAAATTTTTGTTAGTGTTTCTTTTACAAGTGCTTTAGCACCTTTTGTTAGTGAAGTAGCTTTTAGAGTTGATACTACAGATACTTCTTATATAAATGCAATTGCCTTAGGAATAATAATTGGATTTATCTCTACTCCATTAGCTAAAAAAATGGCTAGCTTTCATGAGGGATTTAATCTTTATAATTTAGGTTTTACTGGTGGAATACTAGGGGCTGTTATTACTTCTATCCTTAAACTTTATAATTTCCCTATTACTCCTCAAAGAATTATATCTACTGAATTTGATCTAGCTCTTAAGATAATATGTGCATCTATATTTTCAACTTTAATAATAATTGGTTTTTTTATTAATGAAAGTTCCTTTAAAGGATATGGAGAAATATTAAAGGACAGTGGATTAAAATCTGATTTCATAAAAAAATATGGTTTTGGTTTAACTTTTATAAATATGGGAATAATGGGATTTGTAGCTACTGGCTTTGTGATTTTAATAGGAGAAACTTTAAATGGACCTCTTTTAGCAGGAATACTTACTGTTGTAGGATTTTCAGCTTATGGTAAACATTTTAAAAATACTATTCCTATTCTCGTAGGAGTTTATCTTGCTGGTTGGGGAAGTTCAACTAATGGATTTACTATAGCTCTTTCTGCTCTATTTGGAACTTCTTTAGCTCCTGTGGCTGGGGTATATGGTTTTGTATGGGGAATAATTGCTGGTTGGCTTCATCTAGCAGTAGTTCAAAGTATAGGAACTGTTCATGGAGGATTAAACCTATATAATAATGGATTCTCTGCTGGTATTGTAGCTAGTTTTTTATTACCTATTATGGATATGATAAAAGATCATAAAGATAAAGAGAGAATTAAATATCTAAAAAGAAAAAAAGAACTGTATGATGCTATTACTGAACAACGTAGAAAAATGGAAGAATTAGATAAAGATTTATAA